In one window of Zhihengliuella sp. ISTPL4 DNA:
- a CDS encoding CitMHS family transporter, with amino-acid sequence MPHAPTGLIAAAAEDAPAYDVAFVPPEGVLVVLGFTMVLVFMTLIMTKRLTPMVALILVPTVFGLFAGAGLGLGDMILDSIGTMAPTAALLMFAIMFFGIMIDVGLFDPLIRLITRLLGDDPAKVVLGTAILAGAVSLDGDGSTTFIITTSAMLPIYLRLGMSPVVLTCVAGLMNGTLNIVPWGGPTVRAATALGVQPTEIFVPMLPALGAGIIVTLGFAWLLGLGERRRLGRIDADGRLTGADGGVLAAVPRIFRGAELKPGARASLRTGNLVVVAGGRAPVAAASVDPADTAMADTMLDPARPTLRPRLIWFNLLLTVAVMVLLVMDILPLPYVFMVGAGIALLVNFRGIKEQAAEIVAHAPSIVGVVSMVIAAGVLVGVLSGTGMVDAMATWITNVLPPALGPFLAPITGVLSIPFTFFMSNDAFYFGILPVLAQSAANFGIDPVEMARASITGQPVHLQSPLVPAILLLVSLAGVNLGDHHRKVLWRAATVSLVMLGVGILVGAVPFFVAQ; translated from the coding sequence ATGCCCCACGCACCGACCGGACTGATCGCTGCTGCCGCGGAGGATGCCCCGGCCTACGACGTCGCTTTCGTGCCACCGGAAGGGGTGCTCGTCGTCCTCGGCTTCACGATGGTCCTCGTGTTCATGACGCTCATCATGACCAAGCGCCTCACGCCCATGGTGGCGTTGATCCTCGTGCCGACCGTCTTCGGCCTGTTCGCAGGGGCGGGGCTCGGGCTCGGCGACATGATCCTCGACTCGATCGGCACCATGGCGCCGACAGCGGCACTGCTGATGTTCGCGATCATGTTCTTCGGCATCATGATCGACGTCGGGCTCTTCGATCCGCTCATCCGGCTGATCACGCGTCTGCTCGGCGATGACCCGGCGAAGGTCGTTCTGGGAACGGCGATCCTCGCGGGCGCGGTGTCCCTCGACGGCGACGGCTCGACGACCTTCATCATCACGACCTCTGCGATGCTGCCCATCTACCTCCGCCTCGGGATGAGCCCCGTCGTCCTCACCTGTGTCGCCGGGCTCATGAACGGCACCCTCAACATCGTCCCGTGGGGTGGACCGACCGTGCGTGCCGCGACCGCGCTCGGCGTGCAGCCGACGGAGATCTTCGTGCCGATGCTCCCGGCGCTGGGAGCGGGGATCATCGTGACGCTCGGTTTCGCCTGGCTCCTCGGACTGGGGGAGCGGCGCCGACTGGGCCGGATCGACGCGGACGGCCGGCTCACCGGTGCCGACGGCGGCGTGCTGGCCGCGGTGCCCCGCATCTTCCGCGGTGCCGAGCTCAAGCCGGGGGCGCGCGCCTCGCTGCGGACCGGCAACCTCGTCGTCGTCGCCGGCGGACGCGCTCCGGTCGCGGCGGCGAGCGTGGACCCCGCGGACACGGCGATGGCCGACACGATGCTGGATCCGGCACGTCCGACCCTGCGCCCGCGCCTGATCTGGTTCAACCTGCTGCTGACCGTCGCGGTGATGGTGCTCCTGGTCATGGACATCCTCCCGCTGCCCTACGTGTTCATGGTCGGGGCCGGCATCGCCCTCCTCGTGAACTTCCGCGGCATCAAGGAGCAGGCGGCGGAGATCGTCGCGCACGCCCCCAGCATCGTCGGCGTCGTGTCGATGGTCATCGCGGCCGGCGTCCTCGTGGGTGTCCTCTCCGGGACCGGCATGGTCGACGCGATGGCGACGTGGATCACGAACGTGCTGCCGCCCGCGCTCGGACCGTTCCTCGCCCCGATCACGGGCGTGCTGTCCATCCCGTTCACGTTCTTCATGTCGAACGACGCCTTCTACTTCGGCATCCTCCCCGTACTCGCGCAGAGCGCCGCCAACTTCGGCATCGATCCGGTGGAGATGGCTCGGGCCTCGATCACCGGGCAGCCGGTGCACCTGCAGAGTCCGCTCGTCCCCGCGATCCTGCTCCTGGTGTCCCTCGCCGGGGTCAACCTCGGAGACCACCATCGCAAGGTGCTATGGCGGGCAGCGACCGTCTCGCTCGTCATGCTGGGGGTCGGCATCCTCGTCGGCGCCGTCCCGTTCTTCGTGGCGCAGTGA
- a CDS encoding sensor histidine kinase: MSTQKRVRFATRALLLHLGAVVLVVALCTGVYLAVAVQQLRAEAESTALGIARTLAEDAQVRTTVATISASDDGPDAEALRDGELQQIATDVMARTGALFVVITDDAGIRLAHPLPSRIGEVVSTPFAEVLAGHEVVDWQTGTLGESARAKVPVRDDSGTPVGEVSVGFERTGVFDDLPPLLAALGLTAAGALALALLTFLLLRRRWERLTLGVQPEELVALVQNQTAVLNGVGDGVLAVDQDGIVRVSNAAADRLLGLHDPVGRGVDELPLPSVVRDTASGARDRAETVVGDRMLYLESRLVRRDGRALGDVLIVRDRTDLIALTERLEAVRTMTSALRVQRHEFANRLHVAAGLIDAGRVDDARAFLDELVSRGPVAFPVAGLDLVGDPFLHAFLGAKGVEAAERDVALRIADDTQLIGTVRRAEDVASVLGNLVDNAVVAAVAGAREPRWVEVSALSDGDALVVTVADSGGGLRDPDPQASADDGGSGDRVHGHGIGLPLATEIARRSGGDLWIIDPGGADHGAVFAARLGDAVDAAPHTSKEDR, translated from the coding sequence ATGTCCACGCAGAAGCGGGTCCGGTTCGCCACTCGTGCCCTGCTGCTCCATCTGGGCGCCGTCGTCCTCGTCGTGGCGCTCTGCACGGGCGTCTATCTCGCCGTCGCCGTCCAGCAGCTCCGCGCCGAAGCCGAATCGACCGCCCTCGGGATCGCCAGGACGCTGGCGGAGGATGCACAGGTGCGGACCACGGTCGCCACCATCTCTGCGTCGGACGACGGGCCGGACGCGGAAGCGCTGCGCGACGGAGAGCTGCAGCAGATCGCCACCGACGTCATGGCGCGCACCGGCGCGCTGTTCGTCGTCATCACCGACGATGCGGGCATCCGCCTCGCGCATCCGCTGCCCTCCCGGATCGGCGAGGTGGTGAGCACCCCGTTCGCCGAGGTGCTGGCGGGCCACGAGGTGGTCGACTGGCAGACCGGCACGCTCGGCGAGTCCGCCCGGGCGAAGGTGCCGGTGCGGGACGACTCCGGCACACCGGTCGGCGAGGTCAGCGTCGGGTTCGAGCGCACCGGCGTCTTCGACGACCTGCCGCCCCTGCTCGCCGCTCTCGGTCTCACCGCCGCCGGCGCGCTCGCCCTCGCGCTCCTGACCTTCCTCCTCCTGCGCCGCCGCTGGGAGCGGCTGACCCTCGGCGTGCAGCCCGAGGAGCTGGTCGCCCTCGTGCAGAATCAGACCGCGGTGCTGAACGGTGTCGGGGACGGCGTGCTCGCGGTCGACCAGGATGGCATCGTGCGGGTGAGCAACGCCGCGGCGGATCGGCTTCTCGGGCTCCACGATCCGGTCGGCCGCGGCGTGGACGAGCTCCCGCTCCCCTCCGTCGTACGAGACACCGCTTCCGGAGCCCGCGACCGGGCGGAGACGGTCGTCGGCGACCGGATGCTCTATCTCGAGTCGCGTCTGGTCCGACGCGACGGCCGGGCGCTCGGCGACGTGCTGATCGTGCGCGACCGCACCGACCTCATCGCCCTGACCGAGCGACTGGAGGCCGTCCGGACGATGACCTCCGCGCTGCGGGTCCAGCGCCACGAGTTCGCGAACCGCCTTCATGTGGCGGCAGGCCTCATCGACGCCGGTCGAGTCGACGACGCTAGGGCGTTCCTCGACGAGCTGGTGAGCCGTGGTCCGGTGGCGTTCCCCGTCGCCGGACTCGACCTCGTGGGCGACCCGTTCCTGCACGCCTTCCTCGGAGCCAAGGGCGTGGAGGCCGCCGAGCGGGACGTCGCCCTGCGGATCGCGGACGACACCCAGCTGATCGGTACCGTCCGTCGGGCGGAAGACGTGGCGAGCGTGCTCGGCAACCTCGTCGACAACGCCGTCGTCGCGGCCGTCGCGGGCGCCAGGGAGCCGCGATGGGTGGAGGTCTCCGCGCTGAGCGACGGCGACGCGCTCGTCGTCACCGTGGCCGACTCCGGCGGCGGTCTGCGCGATCCCGACCCGCAGGCGAGCGCCGACGACGGCGGGAGCGGGGACCGCGTGCACGGGCACGGAATCGGTCTGCCGCTCGCGACGGAGATCGCGCGCCGGAGCGGCGGCGACCTCTGGATCATCGACCCCGGCGGCGCAGACCACGGCGCCGTGTTCGCCGCCCGCCTCGGAGATGCCGTCGACGCCGCTCCGCACACTTCGAAGGAGGACAGATGA
- a CDS encoding response regulator: MTEPLRALILDDDFRVADLHRTIVDDHAGYTVTGTARSCAEARDLVRSTRPDLLLADVYLPDGDGIGLVRETGVDAILISAADDAPTVRRALRAGAVGYLMKPFERRALTGLLDRYARSRNLLAGDRPLTQEDVDRALAILHGGGEPVSLSRSATEQRVLAALGDGEASAAEVAERVGISRATAQRHLATLAARTIVEVRLRYGSTGRPEHRYAART, encoded by the coding sequence ATGACCGAACCACTGCGTGCACTCATCCTCGACGACGACTTCCGGGTCGCCGATCTGCACCGGACGATCGTGGACGACCACGCCGGGTACACCGTGACCGGCACCGCGCGGTCCTGCGCCGAGGCACGCGACCTCGTGCGTTCGACCCGGCCCGACCTGCTGCTCGCCGACGTCTATCTCCCCGACGGCGACGGCATCGGACTCGTCCGCGAGACGGGAGTCGACGCGATCCTCATCTCCGCCGCGGACGACGCTCCCACCGTGCGACGCGCGCTGCGCGCGGGCGCCGTCGGCTACCTGATGAAGCCGTTCGAGCGTCGTGCCCTCACCGGACTCCTCGACCGGTACGCCCGCTCCCGTAACCTGCTCGCGGGCGATCGTCCCCTCACGCAGGAGGATGTGGACCGCGCGCTGGCGATCCTGCACGGCGGCGGCGAGCCGGTCTCCCTGTCGCGCTCGGCCACCGAGCAGCGCGTGCTCGCGGCGCTCGGCGACGGCGAGGCCTCCGCCGCGGAGGTCGCCGAGCGCGTGGGGATCTCACGGGCCACGGCGCAACGACACCTCGCGACTCTCGCCGCCAGGACGATCGTCGAGGTACGGCTGCGATACGGGTCGACCGGGCGCCCCGAGCATCGGTACGCGGCGCGCACCTGA
- the prfA gene encoding peptide chain release factor 1, giving the protein MFESVQTLIDEHRRVQEELSDPAVHADAARAKRVNRRYAELSRIVAAHEAWTAAVDDLEAARELAREDEAFAAEIPALEEGVQAAQERLRRLLIPRDPDDARDVIMEIKAGEGGAESALFAADLLRMYVQYAASKGWKTELLERNESDLGGYKDVQVAIKGSSSDPAQGVWAHLKYEGGVHRVQRVPATESQGRIHTSTTGVLVFPEVDEPEEIQIDQNDLKIDVFRSSGPGGQSVNTTDSAVRITHVPTGIVVSMQNEKSQLQNREAAMRVLRARLLAKQQEELDAAASDARKSQIRGMDRSERIRTYNFPENRIADHRTGFKAYNLDQVMDGALDAIIESAIAADEEARLAAVGSEG; this is encoded by the coding sequence GTGTTCGAGTCCGTCCAGACTCTGATCGACGAGCATCGCCGGGTCCAGGAGGAGCTCTCCGACCCGGCGGTGCACGCCGACGCGGCCCGCGCCAAGCGCGTCAACCGGCGGTACGCCGAGCTCTCGCGCATCGTCGCGGCGCACGAGGCGTGGACGGCTGCCGTCGACGATCTGGAGGCGGCCCGGGAGCTCGCCCGCGAGGACGAGGCGTTCGCCGCCGAGATCCCCGCGCTCGAAGAGGGCGTGCAGGCCGCGCAGGAGCGTCTGCGACGACTCCTGATCCCGCGCGATCCGGACGACGCCCGCGACGTGATCATGGAGATCAAGGCGGGGGAGGGCGGCGCCGAGTCGGCGCTGTTCGCCGCGGACCTGCTGCGCATGTACGTGCAGTACGCCGCGTCCAAGGGGTGGAAGACCGAGCTGCTCGAGCGCAACGAGTCCGACCTCGGCGGTTACAAGGACGTCCAGGTCGCCATCAAGGGCTCCTCGTCCGACCCCGCGCAGGGCGTCTGGGCGCACCTGAAGTACGAGGGCGGCGTGCACCGCGTGCAGCGGGTCCCCGCGACGGAGTCGCAGGGGCGCATCCACACGTCCACGACCGGCGTGCTCGTGTTCCCCGAGGTGGACGAGCCCGAGGAGATCCAGATCGACCAGAACGATCTGAAGATCGACGTGTTCCGTTCATCGGGCCCCGGCGGACAGTCGGTGAACACCACCGACTCTGCGGTCCGGATCACCCACGTGCCCACCGGCATCGTCGTGTCGATGCAGAACGAGAAGTCGCAGCTGCAGAACCGCGAGGCTGCCATGCGCGTGCTGCGCGCCCGGCTGCTCGCCAAGCAGCAGGAGGAGCTCGACGCGGCCGCCTCCGACGCGCGCAAGTCGCAGATCCGCGGCATGGACCGCTCGGAGCGCATCCGTACCTACAACTTCCCCGAGAACCGGATCGCGGATCACCGGACCGGGTTCAAGGCGTACAACCTCGACCAGGTCATGGACGGTGCGCTCGACGCCATCATCGAGAGCGCCATCGCCGCCGACGAGGAAGCGCGTCTCGCCGCGGTCGGCTCCGAGGGCTGA
- the rho gene encoding transcription termination factor Rho — protein sequence MTYKGVLVENLSETQNDQAAPTADAPVAEQATETAPAKKRAPRRANTATAAAKAAKAAEESGSAEAPAAAGDTAEAAEAAPKAKTPRRTRAKKADAEAPAEQATAEAAPAADTADVPAEAPKSGRGRRTKKADAEAPAAAEKAEAAPADSTAETAEAGTAQGGRAKNDAAKSESKNDSAAVKNEAEADAPAKDASSDGDNAEEQGGRGRNRNRNRNRGRGQGGGQEQTQNAPADDDQSGNGNGRNRQRNKRRGGTQVDEFETEITEDDVLIPIAGILDVLDNYAFVRTTGYLAGPSDVYVSLGQVKKYNLRKGDAVVGSIKQPREGEQQGRQKYNALVKVDSINGLSVDDAATRVEFGKLTPLYPQERLRLETAPEKLTQRIIDLVAPIGKGQRGLIVAPPKAGKTIVLQQIANAIAQNNPEVHLMVVLVDERPEEVTDMERTVKGEVIASTFDRPAEDHTTVAELAIERAKRLVELGRDVVVLLDSITRLGRAYNLAAPASGRVLTGGVDASALYPPKRFFGAARNIENGGSLTILATALVETGSKMDEVIFEEFKGTGNSELRLSRQLADKRIFPAVDVNASSTRREEMLLSADEVKITWKLRRALAGLDPQQALEVVLGKLKETHSNVEFLVQMQKSIPTLPSGAHGHDNNIR from the coding sequence ATGACCTATAAGGGAGTACTCGTGGAGAACCTCTCCGAGACCCAGAACGATCAGGCGGCTCCGACCGCCGATGCCCCCGTCGCCGAGCAGGCGACCGAGACCGCTCCGGCTAAGAAGCGCGCCCCGCGCCGGGCGAACACCGCCACCGCGGCGGCCAAGGCGGCGAAGGCCGCGGAGGAGTCCGGCTCCGCCGAGGCGCCTGCGGCTGCCGGGGACACCGCGGAAGCGGCGGAGGCTGCTCCGAAGGCGAAGACTCCGCGCCGCACCCGCGCGAAGAAGGCGGATGCCGAGGCTCCTGCCGAGCAGGCGACCGCCGAGGCGGCGCCGGCTGCCGACACCGCCGACGTTCCCGCGGAGGCGCCCAAGTCCGGACGCGGTCGTCGCACGAAGAAGGCCGACGCCGAGGCCCCGGCAGCAGCAGAGAAGGCCGAGGCCGCGCCGGCCGACAGCACGGCGGAGACCGCCGAGGCGGGCACCGCCCAGGGCGGCCGCGCCAAGAACGACGCGGCGAAGAGCGAGTCGAAGAACGACAGTGCTGCGGTGAAGAACGAGGCCGAGGCGGACGCCCCGGCGAAGGACGCGTCCAGCGACGGCGACAACGCCGAGGAGCAGGGCGGCCGCGGCCGCAACCGCAACCGGAACCGCAACCGTGGCCGTGGCCAGGGTGGCGGTCAGGAGCAGACGCAGAACGCACCGGCCGACGACGACCAATCCGGCAACGGCAACGGACGCAACCGCCAGCGCAACAAGCGCCGCGGTGGCACCCAGGTCGACGAGTTCGAGACGGAGATCACCGAGGACGACGTCCTCATCCCGATCGCCGGCATCCTCGACGTGCTCGACAACTACGCTTTCGTCCGCACCACCGGCTACCTCGCCGGTCCCAGCGACGTCTACGTCTCGCTCGGCCAGGTCAAGAAGTACAACCTCCGCAAGGGCGACGCGGTCGTCGGCTCCATCAAGCAGCCGCGCGAAGGCGAGCAGCAGGGCCGCCAGAAGTACAACGCCCTCGTCAAGGTCGACTCCATCAACGGCCTCTCGGTCGACGACGCGGCCACCCGCGTGGAGTTCGGCAAGCTCACGCCGCTGTACCCGCAGGAGCGTCTGCGCCTGGAGACGGCCCCCGAGAAGCTGACGCAGCGCATCATCGATCTCGTCGCACCGATCGGCAAGGGCCAGCGTGGCCTCATCGTCGCGCCGCCGAAGGCCGGCAAGACGATCGTCCTGCAGCAGATCGCCAACGCGATCGCGCAGAACAACCCCGAGGTGCACCTCATGGTCGTGCTCGTCGACGAGCGCCCCGAAGAGGTCACCGACATGGAGCGCACCGTGAAGGGCGAGGTCATCGCCTCCACCTTCGACCGCCCCGCAGAGGACCACACCACGGTCGCCGAGCTCGCGATCGAGCGCGCCAAGCGCCTCGTCGAGCTGGGCCGCGACGTCGTCGTGCTGCTCGACTCCATCACCCGCCTGGGTCGCGCGTACAACCTGGCCGCTCCGGCGTCCGGCCGAGTCCTCACCGGTGGCGTCGACGCGTCCGCGCTGTACCCGCCGAAGCGCTTCTTCGGTGCCGCCCGCAACATCGAGAACGGCGGATCCCTCACGATCCTCGCCACCGCGCTCGTCGAGACCGGCTCCAAGATGGACGAGGTCATCTTCGAGGAGTTCAAGGGCACCGGCAACAGCGAGCTGCGCCTGTCCCGTCAGCTCGCCGACAAGCGCATCTTCCCGGCGGTGGACGTGAACGCGTCCAGCACCCGCCGCGAGGAGATGCTGCTCTCGGCCGACGAGGTCAAGATCACCTGGAAGCTCCGCCGCGCCCTCGCCGGCCTCGACCCGCAGCAGGCGCTCGAGGTCGTGCTCGGCAAGCTCAAGGAGACCCACTCCAACGTGGAGTTCCTCGTCCAGATGCAGAAGTCGATCCCGACGCTGCCCTCGGGCGCCCACGGGCACGACAACAACATCCGCTGA
- the thrB gene encoding homoserine kinase, whose amino-acid sequence MTTVTAPAPEEHGARVGRTVEVTVPATSANLGPGFDTLGLALSIYDRLEVTALPEGQLEIEVSGSGAEDIPRDASNLIVRTIAYVFADAGRPMPGLRIVAENAVPHGRGLGSSGAAVAAGVLAAKGLLAGDVDLSDTDLLRLATELEGHPDNVAPALFGGLTIAWMGERGPQHKKLLVHRGVSPLVLVPAYTMSTSQARSLQPPHVSTADAVFNVSRSALLIAALMQSPELLLDATADRLHQDYRAGAMPETQRLVQALRAAGFAAVVSGAGPSVLVLADGPGSRLDAVEVANQVTDTPWEALLLAVDVRGGTVGDRAEGST is encoded by the coding sequence GTGACGACGGTGACGGCTCCCGCTCCGGAGGAGCACGGCGCGCGCGTGGGTCGCACGGTCGAGGTGACGGTCCCGGCGACGAGCGCCAACCTCGGTCCCGGCTTCGACACGCTCGGCCTGGCGCTGAGCATCTACGACCGCCTCGAGGTGACGGCGCTGCCGGAGGGGCAGCTCGAGATCGAGGTCTCCGGCTCCGGTGCGGAGGACATCCCGCGGGATGCATCGAACCTCATCGTCCGGACGATCGCCTATGTGTTCGCGGACGCCGGCAGGCCCATGCCCGGCCTCCGCATCGTGGCTGAGAACGCGGTGCCCCACGGCCGCGGTCTGGGGTCCTCCGGCGCGGCCGTCGCGGCCGGGGTCCTCGCGGCGAAGGGGCTGCTGGCCGGCGACGTCGATCTCTCCGACACCGACCTGCTGCGCCTCGCGACCGAGCTGGAAGGGCACCCGGACAACGTGGCGCCGGCGCTGTTCGGCGGACTCACGATCGCGTGGATGGGGGAGCGGGGACCGCAGCACAAGAAGCTCCTCGTACACCGCGGTGTCTCGCCCCTGGTCCTCGTACCCGCGTACACCATGTCGACCTCGCAGGCCCGTTCGCTGCAGCCCCCGCACGTCTCCACGGCCGACGCCGTGTTCAACGTGTCCCGGTCGGCGCTGCTCATCGCGGCCCTGATGCAGAGCCCGGAGCTGCTGCTGGACGCGACCGCCGACCGTCTGCACCAGGACTACCGCGCCGGCGCGATGCCCGAGACGCAGCGTCTCGTGCAGGCCCTGCGGGCGGCGGGATTCGCCGCGGTCGTCTCCGGCGCGGGGCCCAGCGTGCTCGTGCTCGCCGACGGTCCCGGCAGCCGTCTGGACGCCGTGGAGGTGGCCAATCAGGTGACCGACACCCCGTGGGAGGCCCTCCTGCTCGCCGTCGACGTCCGTGGTGGTACAGTGGGGGATCGAGCGGAGGGCTCCACGTAA
- a CDS encoding homoserine dehydrogenase has product MTDYRRLRVALLGAGAVGSQVAALLLRHGDELADRAGAALELAGIAVRNLDAPRDVELPKELFTTDAESLILGADIVIELIGGIEPARTNILQAIGSGADVVTANKALLATHGPELFEAADRVGASVYYEAAAAGAIPIIRPLRDSLAGDRVVRIMGIVNGTTNYILDRMDTEGADFADVLADAQRLGYAEADPTADVEGYDAAQKAAILASLAFHTAVPLDAVHREGITSITASMIEEARAAGFVIKLLAVCERIEANGAESISVRVYPALVPVSHPLASVHGANNAVFVEAEAAGSLMFYGAGAGGVQTASAVLGDVVSAARRHIAGGVGVGESTRANLPVVPIGHVTTRYQITLEVSDAPGVLATVAGILSDGGVSVATVVQTVEGEDEPTARLIIGTHRATEQALSDTVDVLAESDVVARVVSVLRVEGE; this is encoded by the coding sequence ATGACTGACTACAGACGACTTCGCGTGGCACTGCTGGGCGCCGGAGCCGTCGGCTCCCAGGTCGCGGCCCTCCTGCTCCGCCATGGCGATGAGCTGGCGGACCGCGCCGGCGCCGCCCTGGAGCTGGCCGGTATCGCCGTCCGCAACCTCGACGCCCCCCGCGACGTCGAGCTGCCGAAGGAGCTCTTCACGACCGACGCCGAGTCGCTCATCCTCGGCGCCGACATCGTGATCGAGCTCATCGGCGGCATCGAGCCCGCCCGCACGAACATCCTGCAGGCCATCGGCTCCGGTGCCGACGTCGTCACGGCCAACAAGGCGCTGCTGGCGACCCACGGACCGGAGCTGTTCGAGGCTGCAGACCGCGTCGGCGCATCGGTGTACTACGAGGCGGCCGCCGCCGGCGCCATCCCGATCATCCGTCCGCTGCGCGACTCGCTCGCCGGTGACCGGGTGGTGCGCATCATGGGCATCGTGAACGGCACCACGAACTACATCCTCGACCGGATGGACACGGAGGGCGCCGACTTCGCCGACGTGCTGGCGGACGCCCAGCGCCTGGGGTACGCGGAGGCCGACCCCACGGCCGATGTCGAGGGCTACGACGCCGCGCAGAAGGCCGCGATCCTCGCCAGCCTCGCCTTCCACACCGCCGTGCCGTTGGACGCCGTGCACCGAGAGGGCATCACCTCGATCACCGCGTCGATGATCGAGGAAGCCCGCGCCGCCGGGTTCGTCATCAAGCTGCTCGCCGTCTGCGAGCGGATCGAGGCCAACGGGGCGGAGTCCATCTCGGTCCGGGTCTATCCGGCGCTCGTCCCCGTCTCCCATCCGCTCGCCTCCGTGCACGGTGCCAACAACGCGGTCTTCGTCGAGGCCGAGGCTGCCGGCTCCCTCATGTTCTACGGGGCGGGCGCGGGCGGCGTGCAGACGGCCTCCGCCGTTCTCGGCGATGTCGTCTCGGCCGCACGTCGACACATCGCGGGCGGCGTCGGGGTGGGCGAGTCCACCAGGGCGAACCTGCCCGTGGTTCCCATCGGCCATGTCACCACGCGGTACCAGATCACCCTCGAGGTCTCCGACGCCCCCGGGGTGCTGGCGACCGTCGCGGGCATCCTCAGCGACGGCGGTGTGTCCGTCGCGACCGTCGTCCAGACCGTCGAGGGGGAGGACGAGCCCACCGCCCGCCTCATCATCGGCACGCACCGCGCGACCGAGCAGGCCCTCAGCGACACGGTGGACGTGCTCGCCGAGAGCGATGTCGTCGCCCGTGTGGTGTCCGTGCTCCGGGTGGAAGGCGAGTGA
- the lysA gene encoding diaminopimelate decarboxylase, whose amino-acid sequence MLDSAATLAPEWLVVPDDPNDLAAGVWPASAQRDEDGSLVIAGVSAPELVRTYGTPLLVLDEDEVRGRARAFRDAFDRAASAHGTTAQVYYAGKAFLCTTVARWVVDEGLRIDVCTGGELEVALAAGAAPASLGFHGNNKSVAELERAVTLGIGTIVVDSAIEIERLAAITARTDAVQRVMVRVISGVHAETHDFLATAHEDQKFGFPLAEAEVAVARIREIPGLEFAGLHCHIGSQIFGVAGFRESASRVLELHAALLEDGPVPQLNLGGGFGIAYTRVDDPTPIDELADGIVAAVAEGCAARGIPVPALSFEPGRAIVGTAGVTLYEVGTTKDVTVASGATRRYVSVDGGMSDNARTALYGANYSARLASRTGTGDPQLSRVVGKHCESGDIVVDHEYLPGDVTPGDLLAVPSTGAYCASLASNYNHVPRPPIVAVREGRSRVIVRGETVHDLLARDAGIDGAHAPEGAR is encoded by the coding sequence GTGCTCGACTCTGCCGCCACGCTCGCTCCGGAATGGCTCGTCGTCCCCGACGACCCGAACGACCTCGCGGCCGGTGTCTGGCCGGCGTCGGCGCAGCGGGACGAGGACGGATCCCTCGTCATCGCCGGGGTCTCGGCGCCCGAGCTCGTCCGGACCTACGGCACGCCACTCCTCGTCCTCGACGAGGACGAGGTGCGCGGCCGCGCCAGGGCCTTCCGCGACGCGTTCGACCGCGCCGCCTCCGCACACGGCACGACCGCACAGGTGTACTACGCGGGGAAGGCCTTCCTGTGCACGACGGTCGCCCGGTGGGTCGTCGACGAGGGGCTCCGCATCGACGTGTGCACCGGCGGTGAGCTCGAGGTGGCGCTGGCCGCGGGTGCCGCCCCGGCCTCGCTCGGCTTCCACGGCAACAACAAGTCGGTGGCGGAGCTGGAGCGCGCGGTCACGCTCGGTATCGGCACGATCGTCGTCGACAGCGCGATCGAGATCGAGCGTCTGGCCGCCATCACGGCCCGCACCGACGCGGTGCAGCGCGTCATGGTCCGGGTCATCAGCGGCGTCCACGCCGAGACCCACGACTTCCTCGCCACGGCGCACGAGGACCAGAAGTTCGGCTTCCCGCTCGCCGAGGCGGAGGTCGCCGTGGCACGGATCCGCGAGATCCCCGGGCTGGAGTTCGCCGGCCTGCACTGCCACATCGGCTCCCAGATCTTCGGCGTGGCCGGTTTCCGCGAGTCCGCGTCGCGCGTGCTCGAACTGCACGCCGCCCTCCTCGAGGACGGCCCGGTGCCGCAGCTGAACCTCGGCGGCGGCTTCGGCATTGCGTACACCCGGGTCGACGACCCCACGCCGATCGACGAGCTGGCCGACGGCATCGTGGCGGCGGTGGCCGAGGGCTGCGCGGCACGCGGCATCCCCGTGCCGGCGCTGTCGTTCGAGCCCGGGCGCGCGATCGTCGGCACGGCGGGCGTCACCCTCTACGAGGTCGGGACGACGAAGGACGTCACGGTCGCCTCGGGGGCGACCCGGCGTTACGTCAGCGTCGATGGCGGCATGAGCGACAACGCCAGGACGGCCCTCTACGGCGCCAACTACTCCGCCCGGCTGGCCTCGCGCACGGGCACGGGCGACCCGCAGCTCAGCCGCGTGGTCGGCAAGCACTGCGAGTCCGGCGACATCGTCGTCGACCACGAGTACCTGCCCGGCGACGTCACGCCGGGCGACCTGCTCGCCGTGCCCTCGACGGGCGCGTACTGCGCCTCGCTCGCGAGCAACTACAACCACGTCCCGCGTCCGCCGATCGTGGCGGTGCGCGAGGGCCGCTCGCGAGTGATCGTCCGCGGCGAGACCGTCCACGACCTGCTGGCCCGCGACGCGGGCATCGACGGGGCGCACGCCCCCGAGGGAGCACGATGA